Within Fusobacterium periodonticum ATCC 33693, the genomic segment ACCTTTTATATCTATTGGCTCTTGCTGGTAGTTGGCATATACAATTTCTTTTGCCATATTCTTAGTTTTAAACTCAAAGTCCTCTAATGATAATGTTCCTTCATCAAGTGGAGTTCCATCATCATTGATAGCTTTATAATTTATATGAACCACATCATCATAATTAGATAAAATAAAACCAGCTAGGTCATTACTTGCCCACCTGGTCATTATGATTATTAATTTAAAACCTTTTTCTGTTCTTGATAACATAGTATTAGTAAACCAATCAATATGCTTTTCAAGTACATTAGAGTTATATGCTTCCTTAGAGTTTTTTATTAAGTCATCTATAACTATTAAATCTGCTCCAAATCCTGTTGCAGTTCCTGTTGGAGATGTAGCCAAATAATTTGCAACTTGACTTCCTTCCAAAGCCCACTTGTTCATTGAGGCTTCTCCATACTTTATTTTAGTATCAGGAAATATATCTCTATAAACTGTTACTCCTTGAGTCTGTTCTGTTGCTATCATATCTCTTACTTGCTTAGCAAATATAGAAGAAAGAGTTTCATTATATGATCCTGTCATAATTTTTAATTTGTTATTTCTTCCTAGTAGCCATTGAACAAATAAGGTTGCTGTGTAAGATTTACCAAATCAGAGTCGAGGGGGCATATTAATAACTAATATCTTTTTATTAGAATCAATAAAACTTTGCAACTGATTACATAAATCTTTTAAATATTCTTTTCTATCATTGTAAAAATCTTTCTTTCCTAGTAATTTACAATAATACCAAAAATCTCTCCTAGCTAATTCTTTCTTAGCTTCTAATTTTATTAATTCTTTATCATACACCCCCACAACACCTCCTTTAATCTTTTATTATTTCTTTTAATTCATCTGTAGTAAGTCCATTAAATGGATTGGAGTTTATATTTCCATTTACCTCAACCTTTTGAGTATACTCTCCATCCATTTTGTTTAATATATCTAGTGCTTTTAATCTATCTGTATCTTTAACAGCTCCATCTTTTATCATACTTGTTAAAAATTCTCTTCTCTCTATTGCTGTCATAATTCTATTGCCTTTTGCTTTTTCTTGTAGTTCTTCAATATACCCACTTATACCCACACTTTTCATAAGAGTATGTATTCTATTTTTTGCATAATACTCACTATATCCAGCCTTGGTTGCAGCTTCAGTAGCATTTCCAGATGCCACATAAAACTCACAGAAAGATTTTTGTCTTGCATTTAATTTCAATGCTACTTCACCTCCAATTTTATTTAATATTATGTTTGGCGGAGAGTACAGGACTCGAACCTATAAGTCCATCAGGACAACAGTTTAGCAGACTGCTCATTTACCAATTAATGTAACTCTCCAGTCGAAGGTAGCAATAACTACCTTTGTGCACTTTGACTCGCATTTTTGTTTATAGCCGATATAACGCTGAAAGTGGGCTAATCAATAAAAAAAACTCTCGTAGAGGACGTATCCTATTCATTTAAAAATCACGAGAGTATTGATATTTAATGGCGTGCATATTGGATTCTCACCAATGATAGACTAACTCTTCTACCTATCCAACCTATTAGGTCGATGCACCATATTTGGCTGAGGCTTTTTTAGAGTAGAGCCTCAATAACTACTAACGATACACTAAAAATTAAGGAAGATTCTATGAATCCGTTAATCTCAATTTCTTCATGCTACCATACTAACACATTTTTTTTAGCTTTAAAATAGACACTTTTTAGCGCCTTTTTAGTGGGTTTTTAGCGTTTTCTAAAATTCTATTAATCTTTGTGCCTTAAAATGGACTTTTAAAGCTCCTAGTATTCTATTTCTCATTTTGTATGTGCTAGTCACGTGTACTTCTAGTTTCTCTGCTATTTCTTCATATGTCAACCCCTGAAAGTATTTTAGCTCAATGAAATTATAGTCTTTATTATCTTTCACCATATTCAAGCACTCATCTATTCTGAATAACATTTCTCTATAACGACTTATGTTATTCGATATTCTTTGCTTCAACTCCTCTATTTGTTCATACTCACTTTTTATTTCATACCCATTTCCCCCTTGCCCTCCAACACCACAGCATTTTTTTAGTTGTGGATTAGCTAGATGCTCAGTTTCTTCTTTAATCCTGTTTTTATACTTGGGATAACTGTATAAAACATCTTCAATTTCTTTTAATATTATTCTTTGTTCCTGCGTTGCCAATCTGTATCCCTCCTTTATTTTAATTTTAAAAGTCCACTTACTCCAAAACCAGCATATTTGTTAACTAAATCAATAGTTTTTTCTAACAATTCAAAATCATTTTCAAACTTCTTTCTAACTTTTATAAAATTATCTATAATTTTATCTTGTCTTTCTATAAGCGGTATAGTTATTGGAATATGCTCAAAATCTAATCTAGATAGTCTCTTGACTTTTTCTCCAACCACTTTATCGTACACGTATTGTCTTACTATATCTTTATAGTTAAGATAAAATGTTATGTATTTCAGATTTACTGCATCTTCAAATTTTTCTTTTAGTGTTAGAATAGCTACATTCCCATTTATTGCAGCAGGGATATCATTTTCATAGAAGATACATCTTCCAATATCTTCATAGTCAAAATCTTCTAAATTTACTAATATTTGTCCTTTGTTAATTTTGTCAGCTCTGTTGTAAGCTTCACTATTAATTTTTGTTATTTCTTCTACAAAACAATCATATTTTCTAGATATATCCACATAAAATATAGCAGGTTCTCCATTTTCGACGATATCTCTTTTTGTAAAAATATCTTTTTTAGACATATATTTTATATTAAAAATATCTGAAATTACTATCTCTGTGCATCCGAAAACAAAGTTAGCAATTTTGATTGTTTCTCTAATAAAGTCATCTCGTTCTTGCATCTTTTCTTGCTCCTCATTCTATTTTCAAATTTTTCTATAATAGCTTTTAGCCTTCTAATATTTCCAATAAAGTCTATATTTGCATTGCATTCTTTAATTAAGAATAAATCTAACTCTAAATTTTTTTCTACTCTACCTATCCATAAGTCTGTTATTTGCCTATTTAGTGCATTTATGTCAACTTCTTCTACTTCTTTTTCTTCTCTTATTTGCTCCCAACGATACTCACTCGCATCTAGCTTCCAGCCATCTGAAATTATAATTTTATCTATCTTACAATCGTATAATTCCCTATAAACTGCTTCAGTTGTCTTGTTTTTGTCGACAACTAAGAATAAAACATCTATAGAAGTATCCGTAAATGCATTACTTATAACATTTAGTTCAGCTAGTCTATTTCCAATTAATTCTCTAAACTTTTCTTCTGTTTTTCTATAACCAACCCCTGGAAAAAGTATATAGAAGGCATATCTCTTCGTATATTCAAGAGATTTTAAAACAAATATATCGTCTACTACCCCCGACTTTTTCCAGCTAAATTGTTTTTGTATGTTCTTTTGTTCCTGTTCTGACAAGTCTTTGAATTTTAGAGAAAATGGTGGATTCATTATTACACAATCTACTTCAAAATTTTCTCTTTCATATTCAAAAAAACTTTTAACTTCTAATTCTGTGTTTTGAAAGTTTTGTCTAGCTGAATTAATCGAACTTTCTTGAACATCTACCCCGTATAAGATAGAAGGATTAACAAACTGTTCTAACTGTCCACTTCCAACAGCCCCATCGAAAACGGTTGGATTTTCTAAGTCGACATATTGTTTAACCTTCTTAGCTACATATTTTCTTAGTTCAGTCCCTGTTATGTACTCTGCCAGTTTCTTAGAGACTTCTCTATTGTTATGCTCTTTAAAGCTCATATACTAACTCACCTCTTTAGCTATTTTTAGGGACTAACTCAAATTTTTGAATACCCCATTCCAAAACTTCTAAATCTATTCCTTTTTCTTTGTATATTGCTTTTGTGCTTCTTATAAACTCTAACTGTGCTTCTTCTAGTTCAGCATCTGTTAGTTCCTTTTTTCTAAAAATAGATTTTTTAATTGTTTTTTCTGTATTTCCTTCTTTAACTCTCAAATCTATTTGATATCTGTACATCATGTTTAATCCCACTCCTTTCCAAGCTCAATGGTGTCATCTATTATAAAATCATCATCACTTTCTACTGCTATTAACCTTTTTACCCATTCTAAAGCTTCTATCTGTCCTTTTGCTTTATAGTATTCTTGTATACTTTTAGTAATACTATTATCGTAGTCTATTTCAAATTGTTTACTTTCAATTTTTTCAAATAATTCTGTTTCATCTATCATACTAATTCCACTCCTTATTTCTTATATTTCCCATTCTTATATGATTCTAATTTTGCAATATGTTTATTAAAATCATCATCTGTTACTCCAGTTACTAACAAGAGATTTACAGTAGCAGTTATGAGATCCAAAGCTTCAGCTTTAAAATTATCTCTATTCTTAACAAAACTATAACTCAAGCTTTTCACTTCTACTTCATTTAATAGTTCATTAAACTCTTCTTTTACTTTCTCAAGCTGTGCTACTTCGTTTGTATAAGCTATTGATTTATAATTCATTAGTTTATTTAAATCAATTTTCATCTTCTCCCTCCCAAGTTGCTATATCTTCTATATTTTTACCTTTGTTTTTACACTCTATACATTCAACATAATTTTCTTTAAGTATTTCTAAAGTAGCAGAGTACGTTTCTACAACTTCAACACTATCGAACTCAGCTTCTATTTTTCCACTAAAAAATAAATTAAAATGAGTGCTATTACATTTTTTACACTTCCACATACTACTCTCCTATTTTGCTATTTTTTTATAATTGAAGAAGCCAGTACTTTGTGACAATCTTTACATACTAAATAAACTCTATCTTCATTCAAAAAATTAAAAGTTAATTTTTCTCTTATCCACTTAGTATTTTTGTGACTACAATTTATTTGTTTTATTTTCATTTTATTTTCCACAATCCTTTTTCAATCATATACCTTCTTGGGTCATCATCTAATACTACCCCACAATCAGCACATATAACTTTAAGTTCATCTTCTTTTTTTGAAGTAAACGGATAAATTGTTCCTGCCAAAGTGAATTTTTTATGTCTACAGCCATTTTTTGAACTTTTATTATTTTCAATTTTATTCTCTCTCACTTTACCCCAAAAATCTTTATACTCCTTAGATTCTAAAACTTCCTTAGCTTCATCAGAGAATAAAAAATAATTCCCTAAATCATATCTCTCATTATCTAAATCATTTCCATAGTCCTGAGTTTTTTCAACTCTAGAATTATTGATATAAAAATATATTCCTTTAAATTTTCTCATAGGATCCCTCCTTGAAATAATTGCTAAAACTAAAGCATCAAACAATTCTTTATCATCAGCATGCACCAGTTTCCTCCAATCTCACGACACTATCATCAACTTCTTTTAACCACATAACTTTAAAATCTTCAAAAGCCTTAACTGCATCAGTTATCATAGATTTCAGAACTACTCCTATCATGTTTCTTTTATGTGAATTAATGGTTCCAAACATCATTATCACTAGAAACATAGTCCTAAGAAGTTTTAAACTGTTTCCAGTTTCTTTATGCTCACAAGCAGTAAATACTTCATCTAAGATCTTGATAACATCTTTTTCAACATGATAATTAATCTGACTTTTAAATCTATCTACAATCTTATCAGAAGCTTTTATAGTTCTTGTCAAAATAGCTTTATAATATCTATTTAGAACCATATTTTCCTGGTCCCATAGTTCTCTATTAATTTTCAAGTATTTATTAATTAAGTACATCAATGTAATTCCTTGCATATCTCCGTCTTTGTGAGTAACTCTTATTTTTTGCATAGCTCCTCCAACAAATATCCTAGATATTCGTAAGCTTTCTTATAATCTTCAATTCCATTTTTCTTTCTAGCTCTCATTACATATTTTAAAATGTTTCCAACACAAACAGCTTCAGAACCTTTCATGTCTTTTACAACTTCAAAAATAACATCTTTTACTTCAATCCCTAAATCACCAAGCATATAATGTTTTGGAGATTTAACATTATCTGTTTCAGCATTTTCAACAGTTTCTTGAGGTTCACTTTCAATAATTTTTAATATTCTATTTTTAAGTCTTTCACTAGCTTCAACTTTTCCAGATTCTAAATGTGATAAATAAGGTTGTGTCACATCAATTTTCTCAGCAAATTCCTTTTGATCTATATTATTATTTACTCTATATTCTTTTACTCTTTTTCCTAAACTCATTTTTTATCCTCCCAAACATGCTTTTAACATCATATAAGCATCTGCGACATCATCACTATCTGCTATTTTTCCTGTAAACTCACTAAATTTATTCATCATAAATTCTTTTTGTTCTTTTCTCTCAAGTGGTAAATTATTAAATTTATTTTTCCAAAACACTGCTGGGACTAATAATAAACCTATATTTAATTTTTTTAGATTATATGTAAGCATTCCTCTTATCTCAGATAAAATAGATAATATACTAGAATTTAAGCCTAAATATACATCCTCAATAACAACTAAATCTATTGCTGCACCTTTTATCTTTTTTGAAGTTTCTAATACATTTACTATTTCATTAACAATCAAATATCCTCTTTCTCTAAAATCTTCTAGATCAGCTTTTATAGTTTTCCATCTCACTATTTTCCCTTTACAAGAATAAGCAATACCAACTGATCTAGTAGCTAAATCGATACTCAAAACATTTATATTTTTGATATTAGAAGGGATAGAAACTTGATTTTTAGGTTGCTTCACTAACCTGTTTCTTTCTTTTAACCTTAACTCTTCTTGAATTCTTTTCATTTTCTTTCTTTGAACTATATCAATGCAAGTTCCTTTTCTGATTTGATTGAGAGTAGCCATTTGAATATTTTTAGTTTCAATGAACTCAATATCATAGCAGTAATTATTTTTTTCTTTAAATAGATACTTAATAACATAAAATTCTTCATCATTTTTATTTTTAAATCTCTTATTTACTATCTCATTGACATCTATCTTCTTCCCCATATTTTTACTCCGTTTTTATTTATATAATGCTTCTTCATTTTTTCTATAAATCTTATATAAATTCCTTAAATACTCCTGTGCTTGTGGTTTTAAGTGTTCAAAGTGCCATTTATGTTTTTTTACTAAATCTAGTAATTCTTGAGAAGAATTTGCAGATAAACACATATACCAAAACTCTATTATTTGCATAATTTTCCTTTCTATACCAATATTTTATTTAATATATACTATATTAGTATAATTTCTTTATATTTGAATTTAGGTTACCGTTCTAATTACCATAAATAGTGTTATAGAACTACTTTTTTAATAAAGTTACTGTTAGGTTACCGTTTTGGTTACCGTTCAACCTCACATTTTATGGGAAAGGTTACCGAGTTACCCTATTTTTTGATTTTTTCTATATTATTTTAGGTATATAGTTAAATTTAATATATATACCTAAATATTTATCTGTCCTATGTTGATTTTTGCGGTAACTCGGTAACACCCTCCATTTTATCGTATGTTCAGAGGTAACCTTTACAGTAACCAACAGTAACCTTTTTTATTTTGTATTGGTATCATTAAATAAAAACAGTAACCTTATCTATTTTATTATTTTAAATTTAGCTATTTTATATGTTTTTGCTTCTCCTGTAAAATTGTCTTTAATCTTCTTAACTTCACTATTTGAAACTATAAATTCTTCTTCTACAAGTTGCTTTCTTAAAGTTTTCATATCTAATAACTCAAGAGTAGAATTAGTTTTTCTTTTTTGCTCATCAATAGCTGTATAAAGAAGTTGAAATCTAGCCCAATGTTCATTAGGAGTTGATACATAAAAACTTTCTAAGTTTTCTATTCCAGCATCTTCCACTAATTTTAAAAGCTCAATAAAATTATCAGTAGTTGTATACTCTTTTGAGAAATTTGTATTTAAGAAACTTACAAAATTATTTATAATATTCATATCTATCTTTAAAACTCTTGAGAGAGCTTTTAAACCTTTTAGCAAACAGTTTAGGTTATACAGTTGCCTTTCATCTTTTACTTTGTTTAAAATAGTGTTGTCAGTAACTATAACACCATTTTCAAGTCTATCTATCAAAGCAGCTTTACCAAGTTTTTCTAAAACATCAGTATTTTTAAGTTTTTTATAAATTTCAAAATCCCCTTTGTTCTTCTTCGTAAGACTTGTACTTATCATTCTATTTTGAATACTTACATCACTTAATTTTGTTTCTCCTGATATAATAAGTGGAGTACACAAATGAAATTCAGCTAATTTATTTGTTGTATTTCCTTGATTTATAATTTTATTATCATAAACAGATCTAATAGTTGAATATAAATCATTCATTTTTTCAAGTTGAAATTTGCCGGTTATCTTAACTTCATCTATAGCCCAAGGTGTGATATTTGAGCAACTGCTAAAGCTTCTTATTTGATGATTAGATAGAGTGGATAAACTTTTTATATTTTCCCTTCCACCAAATAAAATTCTTGAAATAAACTCAACATATTCAGTTTTTCCTATGCTCGTTGTCCCAGAAACTTCTAAGATAGGATAAGTTCCTTGAGTGTGAAATCTACCTAATGCCCAGCAGATTCCTAACAAAGATTGATTTATATCACT encodes:
- a CDS encoding terminase, with the protein product MGVYDKELIKLEAKKELARRDFWYYCKLLGKKDFYNDRKEYLKDLCNQLQSFIDSNKKILVINMPPRL
- a CDS encoding terminase small subunit; this translates as MKLNARQKSFCEFYVASGNATEAATKAGYSEYYAKNRIHTLMKSVGISGYIEELQEKAKGNRIMTAIERREFLTSMIKDGAVKDTDRLKALDILNKMDGEYTQKVEVNGNINSNPFNGLTTDELKEIIKD
- a CDS encoding sigma factor-like helix-turn-helix DNA-binding protein; translated protein: MATQEQRIILKEIEDVLYSYPKYKNRIKEETEHLANPQLKKCCGVGGQGGNGYEIKSEYEQIEELKQRISNNISRYREMLFRIDECLNMVKDNKDYNFIELKYFQGLTYEEIAEKLEVHVTSTYKMRNRILGALKVHFKAQRLIEF
- a CDS encoding restriction endonuclease subunit S, which translates into the protein MQERDDFIRETIKIANFVFGCTEIVISDIFNIKYMSKKDIFTKRDIVENGEPAIFYVDISRKYDCFVEEITKINSEAYNRADKINKGQILVNLEDFDYEDIGRCIFYENDIPAAINGNVAILTLKEKFEDAVNLKYITFYLNYKDIVRQYVYDKVVGEKVKRLSRLDFEHIPITIPLIERQDKIIDNFIKVRKKFENDFELLEKTIDLVNKYAGFGVSGLLKLK
- a CDS encoding N-6 DNA methylase — encoded protein: MSFKEHNNREVSKKLAEYITGTELRKYVAKKVKQYVDLENPTVFDGAVGSGQLEQFVNPSILYGVDVQESSINSARQNFQNTELEVKSFFEYERENFEVDCVIMNPPFSLKFKDLSEQEQKNIQKQFSWKKSGVVDDIFVLKSLEYTKRYAFYILFPGVGYRKTEEKFRELIGNRLAELNVISNAFTDTSIDVLFLVVDKNKTTEAVYRELYDCKIDKIIISDGWKLDASEYRWEQIREEKEVEEVDINALNRQITDLWIGRVEKNLELDLFLIKECNANIDFIGNIRRLKAIIEKFENRMRSKKRCKNEMTLLEKQSKLLTLFSDAQR
- a CDS encoding co-chaperone HscB — protein: MMYRYQIDLRVKEGNTEKTIKKSIFRKKELTDAELEEAQLEFIRSTKAIYKEKGIDLEVLEWGIQKFELVPKNS
- a CDS encoding DUF3310 domain-containing protein, whose amino-acid sequence is MSLGKRVKEYRVNNNIDQKEFAEKIDVTQPYLSHLESGKVEASERLKNRILKIIESEPQETVENAETDNVKSPKHYMLGDLGIEVKDVIFEVVKDMKGSEAVCVGNILKYVMRARKKNGIEDYKKAYEYLGYLLEELCKK